One Mytilus trossulus isolate FHL-02 chromosome 5, PNRI_Mtr1.1.1.hap1, whole genome shotgun sequence DNA segment encodes these proteins:
- the LOC134719609 gene encoding calpain-5-like, translated as MKVAENRLYRLHVPGKIIEKPAMIKTRSVFGKQVLSRGRYVLIPCTKDQTEHGPFLLRLYTHGKASVRELTEEGPSTIWPCLSLPSMVTTLVVMSVEKIEKPQGSKDENFTPKIVIQCEGEKVVSRIPLELNEKNEWETKSDFEQIKVTFYRKKPHHPIIIEVFNSNKIIDDFCCQARVTDNGGEEGKSVKCDVYGRKKEKYTQKPGSIHVFVQSSHDLQFL; from the exons GTTGCAGAAAACAGATTGTACAGATTACACGTACCgggtaaaataattgaaaaaccCGCCATGATCAAAACTCGGAGCGTATTTGGAAAACAAGTGCTGTCCAGAGGCAGATATGTACTCATTCCATGTACAAAAGACCAGACAGAACATGGTCCATTTCTTTTGCGACTATATACCCACGGTAAAGCTAGTGTTAG GGAACTTACTGAAGAGGGGCCTTCGACAATTTGGCCTTGTTTAAGTTTGCCATCCATGGTTACGACATTAGTCGTGATGAGTGTAGAAAAGATTGAAAAACCACAAGGATCAAAGGACgaaa ATTTTACTCCAAAAATTGTGATACAATGTGAAGGGGAGAAGGTTGTATCCAGAATTCCATTAGAGCTAAACGAGAAAAATGAATGGGAAACTAAATCCGACTTTGAACAAATTAAAGTCACCTTTTATCGTAAAAAGCCGCATCATCCTATTATTATAGAG GTATTCAATAGCAATAAGATAATAGATGATTTTTGTTGTCAAGCAAGAGTTACCGATAATGGTGGCGAAGAGGGGAAATCAGTCAAATGCGACGTGTATGGTAGAAAGAAAGAGAAATACACTCAGAAACCGGGATCCATTCATGTTTTTGTCCAATCAAGTCACGATCttcaatttttgtaa